A genomic segment from Glycine max cultivar Williams 82 chromosome 1, Glycine_max_v4.0, whole genome shotgun sequence encodes:
- the LOC100779126 gene encoding uncharacterized protein → MHTGMASLTQLHYKVHTSTFRRVHSRSQGLLKSGKLSQLQGSAFPSIHINQSCICCTKLTPWESSPVTYAPTDNQSDTFLPQSANIFETLESSKTAESPIANAEGVLETGSQPGLQFQFFKWPLWLLGPSILLATGMVPTLWLPISSIFLGTNIASLLSLIGLDCIFNLGATLFLLMADACSRPKSLTQDCKSKAPFSYQFWNIVATLTGFIIPLLVMFGSQKGFLQPQLPFIPFAVLLGPYLLLLSVQFLTEMLTWHWQSPVWLVTPVIYESYRVLQLMRGLKLGVELSAPAWVMHTIRGLVCWWVLILGLQLMRVAWFAGLAARTRKQQLSSDTSSANGDW, encoded by the coding sequence ATGCATACAGGAATGGCTTCATTAACTCAACTCCATTATAAAGTACATACCTCCACTTTCAGAAGGGTGCATTCTAGAAGCCAAGGATTATTGAAATCTGGAAAACTATCCCAACTTCAAGGATCCGCCTTTCCTAGTATTCACATTAATCAATCCTGCATATGCTGCACGAAGTTAACTCCATGGGAGTCATCACCTGTCACATATGCTCCTACTGATAATCAAAGTGATACTTTTTTGCCGCAAAGTGCCAATATATTTGAAACTCTTGAATCTAGTAAAACAGCTGAGTCGCCAATAGCAAATGCTGAAGGGGTTTTAGAGACAGGATCTCAGCCAGGCCTGCAGTTTCAGTTTTTCAAATGGCCATTGTGGCTTCTTGGCCCTTCCATTCTCCTAGCAACAGGCATGGTCCCAACATTGTGGTTACCGATATCATCAATCTTTCTCGGCACCAATATAGCCAGCCTACTTTCCTTAATTGGACTTGATTGCATATTTAACCTCGGTGCAACCCTTTTTCTCCTCATGGCTGACGCTTGTTCACGACCAAAGTCTCTAACACAAGACTGCAAAAGCAAGGCTCCCTTCAGTTACCAATTCTGGAACATTGTTGCAACTCTTACCGGATTTATTATCCCATTGTTGGTGATGTTTGGATCTCAGAAGGGCTTTCTCCAGCCTCAACTACCTTTCATCCCATTTGCAGTTCTACTTGGTCcctatcttcttcttttgtcagTACAGTTTCTGACCGAGATGTTGACTTGGCATTGGCAATCACCAGTCTGGCTTGTTACCCCTGTCATTTATGAGTCTTACCGTGTGTTGCAGCTAATGAGGGGATTAAAGCTTGGGGTTGAGCTCAGTGCACCGGCATGGGTGATGCATACAATTAGGGGGCTGGTTTGCTGGTGGGTGCTAATTCTCGGTCTGCAGTTGATGAGGGTTGCTTGGTTTGCTGGCTTAGCTGCGCGAACTCGTAAGCAGCAATTGTCTTCTGATACTTCTAGTGCTAATGGTGATTGGTGA